In Paracoccus sp. N5, a single window of DNA contains:
- a CDS encoding glycosyltransferase: MADLIVGICRFSFLGRGDWAIYSGTGHGSEAEAEARRKVAETLYRPERLEQRFRSFEALTLASIKAQRHPDFHFIVLTSPAMPPAYRARLERLCAGDGRIHLLVSDRPMVNEALAPLLAQISEDGRHRLVQFRLDDDDCLGIEYTAALHRAAEAGRQYDVFAFSMPRGLLVSNYAGAEPARYEIDRPFHSAGAAVRPRSPAQTIYSFGHYALMRRFPCLLDPRFLGSLQLKLEGHDSRPEVPRRGNGLRLLEQPVFAENLARAFPFVALSQLETLLLA, encoded by the coding sequence ATGGCTGACCTCATCGTCGGAATCTGCCGCTTTTCCTTCCTGGGCCGGGGCGACTGGGCCATCTATTCCGGCACCGGGCACGGCTCCGAGGCCGAGGCCGAGGCGCGCCGCAAGGTCGCCGAGACGCTGTATCGGCCCGAGCGGCTGGAGCAGCGCTTTCGCAGTTTCGAGGCGCTGACGCTGGCCTCGATCAAGGCGCAGCGCCATCCCGATTTCCATTTCATCGTGCTGACCTCGCCGGCGATGCCGCCGGCCTATCGCGCCCGGCTGGAAAGGCTCTGCGCCGGCGATGGCCGCATCCACCTGCTGGTCTCGGACCGGCCGATGGTGAACGAGGCGCTGGCGCCGCTGCTGGCGCAGATCTCGGAAGACGGGCGGCACCGGCTGGTGCAGTTCCGGCTGGACGACGACGATTGCCTGGGCATCGAATACACCGCCGCCCTGCATCGCGCCGCCGAGGCGGGCCGGCAATACGACGTCTTTGCCTTCAGCATGCCGCGCGGGCTTCTGGTCAGCAACTATGCCGGGGCCGAGCCGGCGCGCTACGAGATCGACCGCCCCTTCCATTCGGCCGGCGCGGCGGTGCGGCCGCGATCGCCGGCGCAGACGATCTATTCCTTCGGCCATTACGCGCTGATGCGGCGCTTTCCCTGTCTGCTCGACCCGCGCTTCCTGGGCTCGCTGCAACTGAAGCTCGAGGGCCACGATTCCCGGCCCGAGGTGCCGCGTCGCGGCAACGGGCTGAGGTTGCTCGAGCAGCCGGTCTTTGCCGAGAACCTGGCCCGCGCCTTTCCCTTCGTCGCGCTGAGCCAGCTGGAAACGCTGCTTCTGGCCTGA
- a CDS encoding TonB-dependent siderophore receptor, which translates to MVANPIRRQLAGCASPLALALVGALAAPAAWAQDSDAAPDAPVVLNTVTLSGDAATEGTGSYTTQAASGTAAGLDLTARETPQSVSVMTSQQMQDQGITTLNQVVDWTPGLTAQQGNGEFRWIFYARGSAVENQQFDGVPNYVHYYSRDVNPQEDMAMFDRVEVVRGATGLLEGTGSPSASINLVRKMPTAERQSSVEVEASSFGNGRLTYDTSGPITADGRLRGRFVASALAGNGFRDYMTDERGLLYGVLEYDLTDSTTISAALSHGKEKIDGYSWGGIWTARDGSFYDFDSSTASAAEWEYSDREQTVGYLDLRHQFDNGWQLTAKLRRSNGMVDMLSSYMWYDTTGTLYRDGALFHYVSQTNSGDLRLSGQVTLFGREHDLVFGVNGNRDRTRYDGKNPYAYVIADPSVADPNEHPYPAANDVTYFGDMVSRNYGLYGSARWSLAENVKLITGARVSWYEAQNESGYAGSNSSDGYKVDAEVTPYVGLVYDVNDTWTVYGSFTEIFTPQSALGVDGLIDPVYGKNFEVGAKAALLDGGLTFAAAAFQTDQDGLAEDDPDNTGCGGPGTGCSINAGLIRTRGAEFELSGAVNDRWNVAASYTYAHAEYEEGENAGQRYNTGTAPLHLVKLNTTYRLAGALEGLTVGGALRYQSRTYQDNPDGSFDSGGAPYAMRQGGFVVADVMARYELSEATAVQLNVNNLFDKQYYSAIASPGYGNFIGQGRNATLTLVHRF; encoded by the coding sequence ATGGTCGCGAACCCGATCCGCCGGCAGCTTGCCGGCTGCGCCAGCCCGTTGGCGCTGGCTCTTGTGGGGGCACTGGCCGCCCCGGCCGCCTGGGCCCAGGACAGCGATGCGGCGCCGGATGCGCCCGTGGTGCTGAACACCGTCACCCTGAGCGGCGATGCCGCGACCGAGGGCACCGGCAGCTATACCACCCAGGCCGCCTCGGGCACGGCGGCGGGCCTTGACCTGACGGCCAGGGAAACGCCGCAATCGGTCTCGGTGATGACCAGCCAGCAGATGCAGGACCAGGGCATCACCACCTTGAACCAGGTCGTGGACTGGACGCCGGGCCTGACCGCGCAGCAGGGCAACGGCGAATTCCGCTGGATCTTCTACGCCCGCGGCTCGGCGGTCGAGAACCAGCAGTTCGACGGCGTGCCGAACTATGTGCATTATTATTCCCGCGACGTGAACCCGCAGGAGGACATGGCGATGTTCGACCGCGTCGAGGTCGTGCGCGGCGCCACCGGCCTGCTGGAGGGGACCGGCAGCCCCTCGGCCTCGATCAACCTGGTGCGCAAGATGCCCACGGCCGAGCGGCAAAGCTCGGTCGAGGTCGAGGCGTCGAGCTTTGGCAACGGGCGGCTGACCTATGACACCTCGGGGCCGATCACGGCCGACGGCCGGCTGCGCGGCCGCTTCGTCGCCTCGGCCTTGGCCGGCAACGGCTTCCGCGACTACATGACCGACGAGCGCGGGCTGCTTTACGGCGTGCTGGAATACGACCTGACCGACAGCACCACGATCAGCGCGGCGCTGAGCCACGGCAAGGAAAAGATCGACGGCTATTCCTGGGGCGGCATCTGGACCGCGCGCGACGGCAGCTTCTACGATTTCGATTCCAGCACCGCCTCGGCGGCGGAATGGGAATATTCCGACCGCGAGCAGACCGTCGGCTATCTGGACCTGCGGCATCAGTTCGACAACGGCTGGCAGCTGACGGCCAAGCTGCGCCGGTCGAACGGCATGGTGGACATGCTGTCGTCCTATATGTGGTATGACACCACCGGCACGCTTTATCGCGACGGCGCGCTGTTTCATTATGTCAGCCAGACCAACTCGGGCGACCTGCGCCTGTCGGGCCAGGTCACGCTGTTCGGGCGCGAGCACGACCTGGTCTTCGGCGTGAACGGCAACCGCGACCGCACCCGCTACGACGGCAAGAATCCCTATGCCTATGTCATCGCCGATCCCTCGGTCGCCGACCCGAACGAACATCCCTATCCGGCGGCGAACGACGTGACCTATTTCGGCGACATGGTGTCGCGGAACTACGGCCTCTATGGCTCGGCCCGCTGGAGCCTGGCCGAGAACGTCAAGCTGATCACCGGCGCCCGGGTGTCCTGGTACGAGGCGCAGAACGAAAGCGGCTATGCCGGCAGCAATTCCAGCGACGGCTACAAGGTCGATGCCGAGGTGACGCCCTATGTCGGGCTGGTCTATGACGTGAACGACACCTGGACCGTCTATGGCAGCTTTACCGAGATCTTCACCCCGCAGAGCGCCCTGGGCGTCGACGGGCTGATCGACCCGGTCTATGGCAAGAATTTCGAGGTCGGCGCCAAGGCCGCGCTGCTGGACGGCGGCCTGACCTTTGCCGCCGCCGCCTTCCAGACCGACCAGGACGGCCTGGCCGAGGACGACCCGGACAATACGGGCTGCGGCGGCCCCGGCACCGGCTGTTCGATCAACGCCGGGCTGATCCGCACCCGCGGCGCGGAGTTCGAGCTGTCGGGCGCGGTCAACGACCGCTGGAACGTCGCGGCGAGCTATACCTATGCCCATGCCGAATACGAGGAAGGCGAGAATGCGGGCCAGCGCTACAACACCGGCACGGCGCCGCTGCACCTGGTCAAGCTGAACACCACCTATCGCCTGGCCGGCGCGCTGGAGGGGCTGACGGTCGGCGGCGCGCTGCGCTATCAAAGCCGGACCTATCAGGACAACCCGGACGGCTCGTTCGATTCCGGCGGCGCGCCCTATGCCATGCGCCAGGGCGGATTCGTGGTGGCCGACGTGATGGCACGCTATGAGCTGTCCGAGGCGACGGCGGTGCAGCTGAACGTCAACAACCTGTTCGACAAGCAGTATTACTCGGCCATTGCCAGCCCGGGTT